The following proteins are encoded in a genomic region of Plasmodium chabaudi chabaudi strain AS genome assembly, chromosome: 1:
- a CDS encoding glutaredoxin-like protein: MNFITEAERENLEKSEGLKLFYTNSSQSKEYESHINVLKEIAEDYEEIKIYVIKIDSNNSSYGFEFYEDTKLLKGFTNCHIGTITSFLRKYMSSCSYGNEEMENDEENEEEKINKKIENLLKSNKIILFMKGSKTFPQCKFSNAVVFMLNSLKIKYNTYDILQDEDIRSQLKIYSNWPTYPQLYINTELIGGHDIIKSMYDTNELKEIIPSDCFEE, translated from the coding sequence ATGAACTTTATAACGGAAGCAGAACGAGAGAATTTGGAAAAGTCCGAGGGACTAAAATTATTCTACACAAATTCAAGTCAAAGTAAAGAATATGAATCGCAcataaatgttttaaagGAAATAGCGGAGGATTATGAAGAAatcaaaatttatgttattaaaatagaTAGCAATAATAGTAGTTATGGATTTGAATTTTATGAAGAtactaaattattaaaaggtTTTACAAATTGCCATATAGGAACAATAACTTcatttttaagaaaatatatgtcaTCATGTAGCTATGGAAATGAAGAAAtggaaaatgatgaagaaaatgaagaagagaaaataaataaaaaaattgaaaacttattaaaaagtaataaaattatactttttatgaAAGGAAGTAAAACATTTCCACAATGTAAATTTAGTAATGCTGTTGTTTTTATGTTAAATAgcttaaaaattaaatataatacatatgaTATTTTACAAGATGAAGATATACGAAgtcaattaaaaatatattcaaattggCCTACATATccacaattatatattaatacagAATTGATAGGTGGTCatgatattattaaaagcaTGTACGACacaaatgaattaaaagaaatcaTCCCCTCAGATTGTTTCGAAGAATAa
- a CDS encoding RNA-binding protein, putative, translating to MSLNFSIANVVYVKNLSANVSEEDIREKFQECDEIINVVFKKFPGTNQKYCQIEFKTSEGITKSSRLNGELLLNLPMTVTVIEPILQSQTFSETPNISEHDKGGNNVDYSSSQYQNLQNMLLQNQVISDQKKRLVDFQNELNEKNKKFDVFSKIIYMENIPEKYNESDVVEFFKHVGKTTSYKFQYNEQINMYTAYVEFINEENAKAALNLSGTKVENKEVIIKDAYSILNQNDSTLKTQLSIYNNLNKKLGSDQNIMNKQSNVNEKVEKVLALKEKLALKLCAMYNPNLLLVNNLVQANQLLLTNSLDSTSSNNIINKEKEKNESDLAASQKGLKHGDKRSDEDTSDDERKKYIKKKRKKRNKYSSNSRSSHSSDESDEKKSDERSSQSGSSSDSSSRSRSGGRKKNIDKRRSSRKRDKIKKRSSSSSSDSSKSDSSSSYDSGKHTDRHKHRSQRHKKKRRKNSKGDYDSSDTYSDSSHSSKRKHRKSSSDKPWWIQESEKMEMRKRMKEKYRREMLYRHREREKSRYRHRDRDRDRDRR from the exons ATGAGTTTAAATTTTAGCATAGCTAATGttgtatatgtaaaaaatctTTCTGCTAATGTATCGGAAGAAGATATAAGGGAAAAGTTTCAAGAATGtgatgaaataattaatgttgtatttaaaaa gTTCCCTGGAACGAACCAAAAATATTGTCAAATCGAATTTAAAACGTCAGAAGGTATAACAAAATCTTCAAGGTTAAATGGCGAGCTCCTATTGAACCTACCGATGACCGTCACAGTTATCGAACCCATCTTGCAATCACAAACTTTTAGTGAAACACCAAATATTAGCGAGCATGATAAAGGTGGAAATAATGTCGATTATAGCAGTTCTCAATACCAG AACTTGCAAAATATGCTTCTGCAAAATCAAGTAATTTCAGACCAAAAGAAAAGGCTTGTCGATTttcaaaatgaattaaatgaaaaaaataaaaaatttgatgtattttctaaaattatatatatggagAATATTCCCGAAAAG TACAACGAGAGTGACGTAGTGGAATTCTTCAAGCATGTGGGAAAAACCACAAGCTACAAATTTCAGTATAacgaacaaataaatatgtacacCGCATATGttgaatttattaatgaagaaaatgcaAAAGCTGCATTAAATTTAAGCGGAACAAAagtagaaaataaagaagtaATAATTAAAGATGCATATAGTATTCTTAATCAAAATGATAGCACATTAAAAACCCAATTatctatttataataatttaaataaaaaattgggtagtgatcaaaatataatgaataaacAAAGTAatgtaaatgaaaaagtaGAAAAAGTTTTAgctttaaaagaaaaactaGCACTTAAGTTATGTGCTATGTATAATCCAAATTTACTGTTAGTAAATAATCTTGTACAAGCTAACCAgttattattaacaaacTCACTAGATAGTACTTcaagtaataatattataaacaaagaaaaagaaaaaaatgaatctGATTTAGCAGCTAGCCAAAAGGGATTAAAACATGGTGATAAAAGAAGTGATGAAGATACTAGTGACgatgaaagaaaaaaatatattaaaaaaaaacgaaaaaaacgTAATAAATACAGTAGTAATTCACGTTCTTCACACAGTAGTGACGAATCTGATGAAAAGAAATCAGATGAACGTTCATCCCAAAGTGGAAGCAGCAGTGATAGTAGCAGTCGAAGCAGATCAGGGggaagaaaaaagaatatagaTAAAAGACGTAGTAGCAGAAAAagagataaaataaaaaaacgaagCTCAAGTTCTAGTTCAGATTCTAGTAAGAGTGATTCATCAAGTTCTTACGATTCCGGAAAACATACTGATAGACATAAACATCGAAGTCAAagacacaaaaaaaaacgaagaaaaaattcaaaaggGGATTATGATAGTTCCGATACTTATAGTGACTCTTCACATTCttcaaaaagaaaacataGAAAATCGAGTAGTGACAAACCATGGTGGATACAAGAATCagaaaaaatggaaatgcGGAAAAGgatgaaagaaaaatatcgACGAGAAATGTTATATAGACACAGAGAAAGAGAAAAATCCCGATATAGACATAGGGACAGAGATCGAGATCGGGATAGGAGATAG
- a CDS encoding coatomer alpha subunit, putative encodes MLVKCETKSQRVKSISFHPKVDLVLAGLHNGVIQLWDYRIGILINKFEEHEGPVRGICFHSVQPLFVSGADDYLIKVWNIHLKKCVFNLTGHLDYIRTVQFHLNYPWILSASDDQTIRIWNWQSRVCIAILTGHNHYVMCAEFHPVYDLIVSGSLDKTIRVWDIKLLREKNVIHSSNSISAGTGGISGIMSASEKPYGLDVSNSLLGVHIDSGMNGHLMGSSLHQQSSNNNMFGASDAICKFILDGHEKGINCCAFHHNLPIIASGSDDKLIKLWRYNDNKCWELDTLRGHFNNVSSLLFHKNNDDLLLSNSEDRTMRIWDITKRVCIHTFRRENDRFWILAFKPNSNFIASGHDSGMVIFKFDKEKCPYDKNDNSLFYCKDKQIVMYSIYTNEYINMFPVKKNTNPMTSSYYKLFVNNFCTTHIAIIFLYKEEENYSYDLIICNGINSAPNKPAHNVPKAYSNSPLGVLKSWVKRDNIPKVQVASENDTPFNSESVNYLIKNKSCLYATFFSRNKYIFVEKKNINSGVSNTSSYIINIHNFPDDNLYKRIEVPFKIEHIYSLNNNKIIICSENKIYLYDINLKSILNEMHHTDIIISVEIVKEYIAFVFKYNIVITTIDLNHLCTVHENIRIKTGTWDSCGNKNVFIYNTHTHLKYLLTNGERGLIKYMEEPVYLFKVYNNKIYYINRKHNVISEPLNDIEYMFKLALINNDEAMAYYYLEMYRNSQNKNENNNGKKSIYFSYNLIGYIKKKGFANLVLQIVNNNHIIFNMSIQLGHIENALKAAKKIDKKHIWNILSTHALLLGNYEIAEYSLQKIKAYDRLSFLYFFSGNIEKLKKMLSISLIRKDFISTFLNSLYIGDIEQRINIFIQQNQCNLALLCSHLYNIPINLSEKEFGFDITNCNYLPPKSFYLSPPIPLIKIKDVDKKSFEKISEPNSEQNIPKWDASYNWPSKVIESTKNYYYTAQENQIAQKDKMKYGEPMGAMDPTHSHLHMSHPHTNSRINQLDPNSQYYNNHIDQRFDDKNSSLGDNNDIWKDDVNDDDINIDLPENHDNALFNLNNNKNGKIVRGENIILRSLKKNGKISDHIKAGNIQIALKLISKKYGIIDMKPFKQIIKNVYISTYAYITPIQNFVPLKIPININEYNLPDHVHNNLSTTYITKNFLFNQVKKAHKLVTQGKFSSALSLFRNILYSMIFVNTNENEKELNEYLDMCKNYIFAMRLEEERNATANDDPRRSLELMAYFTCCSLQNSHLYLVLRRGMGLAWKAQNYVTAGSFAKRLINGNYENIKGSDEEITKAKKILLVCEQKSTEQYNIDYDPNDYNNIKICSMSLTKISPNEEIITCPFCHSIAKKSFASKLCSNCVVAQLGIKALGFDFLNKNI; translated from the exons ATGTTAGTAAAATGCGAAACTAAGAGTCAGCGTGTGAAAAGTATATCATTCCATCCAAAGGTTGATTTGGTATTAGCTGGTTTACATAATGGAGTAATACAATTATGGGATTATAGGATAGGTATattgataaataaatttgaagAACATGAAGGACCAGTAAGAGGAATATGCTTTCACTCTGTTCAACCTCTTTTTGTTAGTGGTGCAGatgattatttaataaaagtttggaatatacatttaaaaaaatgtgttttTAATCTAACTGGGCATTTAGATTATATAAGAACAGTACAATtccatttaaattatcCATGGATATTATCTGCTTCCGATGATCAAACTATTCGTATTTGGAATTGGCAAAGTAGAGTATGTATAGCCATATTAACGGGTCATAATCACTATGTAATGTGTGCTGAGTTTCATCCAGTATATGATTTAATAGTATCAGGAAGTTTAGATAAAACAATAAGAGTATGGGATATCAAATTGTTAcgtgaaaaaaatgtaattcATTCTAGTAATAGTATAAGTGCTGGTACTGGAGGAATATCTGGAATTATGTCTGCTTCAGAAAAACCATATGGTCTTGATGTATCAAATAGTTTATTGGGTGTTCATATAGATAGTGGAATGAATGGGCATTTAATGGGATCATCTTTACATCAACAAAgcagtaataataatatgtttgGAGCTTCAGATGctatttgtaaatttattttagaTGGACATGAGAAAGGAATAAATTGTTGTGCATTTCACCATAACTTACCTATTATTGCATCTGGATCAgatgataaattaataaaactaTGGCGATATAATGATAACAAATGTTGGGAATTAGATACGTTAAGAGgacattttaataatgtatCAAGCTTgttatttcataaaaataatgatgatttattattaagtaACAGTGAAGATAGAACTATGCGTATATGGGATATAACGAAAAGAGTTTGTATTCATACCTTTAGAAGAGAAAACGATAGATTTTGGATATTAGCATTTAAACCTAATTCTAATTTTATTGCATCTGGTCATGATAGTGGTAtggttatttttaaatttgataaaGAGAAATGTccatatgataaaaatgataattccCTTTTCTATTGTAAAGATAAACAAATTGTTAtgtatagtatatatacaaatgaatatattaatatgtttccagtaaaaaaaaatacaaatccTATGACATCTAGCTATtacaaattatttgttaataaCTTTTGTACTACCCATATTgctatcatatttttatataaagaagAAGAGAATTATTCTTAcgatttaataatttgtaaCGGTATAAATAGTGCACCCAATAAACCTGCACATAATGTTCCCAAAGCATATTCAAATTCTCCGCTAGGTGTTTTGAAATCATGGGTTAAACGAGATAATATACCAAAGGTTCAAGTAGCTAGCGAAAATGATACACCATTTAATTCTGAATCAGTTaactatttaattaaaaataaaagttgtTTATATGCTACTTTCTTTtcaagaaataaatatatttttgttgaaaaaaaaaacattaataGTGGAGTAAGTAATACTAGTtcgtatataataaatatacataattttcctgatgataatttatataaaagaatagAAGTACCTTTCAAAATTGAGcacatatattcattaaataataataaaattattatctgttcagaaaataaaatatatttatatgatataaatttaaaaagtatacTAAATGAAATGCATCATActgatataataatatccGTTGAAATTGTTAAGGAATATATAGcttttgtatttaaatataatattgtaaTTACTACTATCGatttaaatcatttatGTACAGtacatgaaaatataagaatCAAAACAGGTACTTGGGATAGCtgtggaaataaaaatgtttttatatataatacacatacacatttaaaatatttattaaccAATGGAGAAAGGggattaattaaatatatggaaGAACCAGTATACTTATTtaaagtatataataataaaatttattatataaatagaaaACATAATGTAATTAGCGAACCattaaatgatatagaATACATGTTTAAGCTAgcattaattaataatgatgaagCAATGGCTTACTATTATTTAGAAATGTATCGAAattcacaaaataaaaatgaaaataataatggaaaaaaaagtatcTATTTTAGTTATAACTTAATTGGAtatattaagaaaaaagGATTTGCAAATTTAGTTCTTCaaattgttaataataatcatataatttttaatatgtctATACAGTTAGGTCACATTGAAAATGCATTAAAGGCTGCAAAgaaaattgataaaaaacacatttggaatatattaagtactcatgcattattattaggAAATTATGAAATAGCAGAATATtcattacaaaaaattaaagcaTATGATagattatcatttttatatttttttagcgGAAACATagaaaagttaaaaaaaatgttatcaATATCGTTAATACGTAAAGATTTTAtttcaacatttttaaattcattatatattggaGATATTGAACaaagaataaatatatttatacaacaAAATCAATGTAATCTAGCTTTATTATGTTCCCACCTTTACAATATTCCTATTAATTTATCTGAAAAGGAATTTGGTTTTGATATTACTAACTGCAATTACCTACCTCCAAAATCCTTTTATTTATCCCCCCCGATCCCTCTCATCAAAATTAAAGATGTTGATAAGAAaagttttgaaaaaatttctGAACCCAATTCAGAACAAAATATACCTAAATGGGATGCCTCATATAACTGGCCTTCTAAAGTTATAGAAagtacaaaaaattattattacactGCTCAAGAAAATCAAATAGCacaaaaagataaaatgaaatatggAGAACCAATGGGAGCTATGGATCCAACTCATAGTCATTTACATATGAGCCATCCACATACTAATAGTCGAATAAATCAACTAGATCCTAATTcacaatattataataatcatataGATCAAAGAtttgatgataaaaatagtagtCTTGGcgataataatgatatatggAAAGATGATGTAAATgatgatgatataaatatagatcTACCCGAAAATCATGATAATGCTTTGTTTAActtgaataataataaaaatggaaaaatagTTAGAggagaaaatattatattaagaTCTTTGAAAAAGAATGGTAAAATTAGTGATCATATAAAAGCAGGAAATATTCAAATTgctttaaaattaatttcaaaaaaatatggaattATAGATATGAAACcatttaaacaaattataaaaaatgtttatatttctacatatgcatatataacacctattcaaaattttgttccattaaaaattccaataaatattaacgAATATAATTTACCTGACCatgttcataataatttaagtacaacatatattacgaaaaattttctttttaatcAAGTAAAAAAAGCACACAAATTAGTGACTCAAGGAAAGTTTTCATCAGCTTTATCTTTgtttagaaatattttatatagcatgatttttgttaatacaaatgaaaatgaaaaagaattaaatgaatatcTTGATATgtgtaaaaattatatttttgctaTGAGATTAGAGGAAGAAAGAAATGCTACTGCTAATGATGATCCACGAAGAAGTTTAGAATTAATGGCATATTTTACATGTTGTTCTTTACAAAATTCACATCTTTATCTTGTCCTTCGAAGAGGAATGGGTTTAGCTTGGAAGGCACAAAATTATGTCACTGCGGGCTCG TTTGCTAAGCGattaataaatggaaaTTATGAAAACATAAAAGGATCCGATGAAGAAATCacaaaagcaaaaaaaatattacttGTTTGTGAACAGAAGAGCACAGAgcaatataatattgattACGACCCGAACGATTACA ataatataaaaatatgtagcATGAGTCTTACCAAAATTAGTCCGAATGAGGAAATTATCACATGCCCCTTTTGTCATTCCattgcaaaaaaaagttttgcATCTAAGTTGTGCTCTAATTGTGTAGTTGCACAATTAGGAATAAAA GCTCTTggatttgattttttaaataagaatatttaa
- a CDS encoding polypyrimidine tract-binding protein, putative translates to MNKRMLPNGENDNDNKSGVKRYMMNPEDQLENNNLQNENNNYNLNNSENGMKEENYIGGNNHDISNNMNCDENSNLNFMINNSNDHNNYTGLLNIESMGNNNPNYNNNNNNEYNINSFIGKHGMDNNRNGHSYYTNEGKKRKGSRYAMPFLKKEKNNVNNMLVLKNVPSDTDEEDIKSLIRPFVNNKTPDIIFNEEGVIIKLYDDDLQENIFNYFKEHPTQIKGSFFEIKLTKMNDDISTKGILENHKNNNGNMNSGYTNNEYNNGLYDMRGSMEYFDRENSKDNLNGHDKRNSKYNKNECSKVILVSVVNMQYPVDIELIYYLFSKCGVVEKIITISKKTSIFQALVQLESIEVAKEAIKTLHNRNIYDGCNTLQIQYSFLKELIVKNNNSQSWDYTTSNPQRNKSNSSFQNSHGVLPTPTRNIKETELYKLLERKFKIVDFETKNASKTPVLICYNIPKEYTDVNKLFNLFSVYGYVSRIKILREKPDSALIQYSNYLFSSLAQECLQHAKICQNILELHFSKIYDIKISYQDKNRDSYKAKFFSNHDQRYGMSDQLKYVKGACKPTKTLFISNVSEEVTEECIIALFNKYDEINKFKSQPIKEGKKNFTATIEMNSEDTATKALMDLHNFQLKDRCMKVSFTKTKLP, encoded by the exons ATGAATAAGAGAATGCTGCCAAATGGCGAAAACGATAATGACAACAAATCGGGAGTTAAACGATATATGATGAATCCCGAAGATCAATTggaaaataacaatttacaaaatgaaaataataattataatttaaataattcagaAAATGGAATGAAAGAAGAAAACTATATTGGAGGAAATAACCATGATATTTCGAATAATATGAATTGTGATGAAAATagtaatttaaattttatgataaataattcaaatgatcataataattatactgGCCTTCTCAATATTGAATCGATGGGTAATAACAATCCAAATTATaacaacaataataataatgaatataatataaatagtttTATTGGGAAACATGGGATGGATAATAATCGAAATGGTCATTCATATTATACGAACGAAGGAAAGAAAAGGAAAGGAAGTAGATATGCTATgccatttttaaaaaaagaaaaaaataatgtaaataatatgcttgttttaaaaaatgtgccATCTGATACAGATGAAGAAGATATAAAATCACTTATAAGACcatttgtaaataataaaactcctgatattatatttaatgagGAAggtgtaataataaaattatatgatgatgatttacaagaaaatatttttaattattttaaggAGCATCCAACTCAAATCAAAGgttctttttttgaaatcaaattaacaaaaatgaatgaTGATATATCAACTAAAGGAATTTTAGAgaatcataaaaataataatggaaatatgaatagtggatatacaaataatgaatataataatggcCTTTATGATATGCGTGGGTCAATGGAATATTTCGATAGAGAAAATTCCAAGgataatttaaatggtcatgataaaagaaattctaaatataataaaaatgaatgttCAAAAGTAATTTTAGTATCTGTTGTAAATATGCAATATCCTGTTGATATagaattaatttattatttatttagtaAGTGTGGAGTtgtagaaaaaattattactatatcaaaaaaaacatcTATTTTTCAAGCCTTAGTACAACTAGAATCAATTGAAGTAGCTAAAGAAGCAATAAAAACGTTGCATAacagaaatatatatgatggATGCAATACTTTACAAATCCAATactcatttttaaaagaacttatagttaaaaataataattcacaATCTTGGGATTATACGACATCAAATCCGCAACGAAATAAAAGTAATTCTTCTTTCCAAAACTCTCATGGCGTTTTGCCAACTCCAACAA GAAATATCAAAGAAACTGAATTGTACAAATTGCTagaaagaaaatttaagaTTGTCGACtttgaaacaaaaaatgcatCAAAAACTCCCGTCCTAATTTGCTACAACATCCCCAAGGAGTATACTGACGTAAACAAG CTGTTCAACCTGTTTAGTGTATATGGCTATGTTTCaagaattaaaatattacgTGAAAAACCGGATTCCGCTCTTATTCAATATTcgaattatttgttttccTCCTTGGCTCAAGAGTGTTTACAACATGCAAAGATTTGTCAAAACATTTTGGAGCttcatttttctaaaatatatgatataaaaatttcataTCAGGACAAAAACAGAGACTCTTATAAGGCcaaattttttagtaaCCACGATCAGCGATATGGG ATGTCCGATCAactaaaatatgttaaggGAGCGTGCAAGCCCACCAAAACTTTGTTTATATCGAATGTCAGTGAAGAGGTCACAGAGGAATGCATAATAGCTTTATTCAACAAGTACGACGAAatcaataaatttaaatcgCAGCCTATAAAAGAGGGGAAGAAAAATTTTACGGCGACTATCGAAATGAATTCGGAGGATACG GCAACAAAAGCTCTAATGGACCTTCACAACTTTCAACTGAAAGATCGTTGCATGAAAGTATCATTTACGAAAACTAAACTTCCATGa
- a CDS encoding ubiquitin-conjugating enzyme E2 PEX4, putative yields the protein MAKNRLLIESREAKKQNDPDIFLSHSDYNLYEWEAVIRGPKDSPYEGGKWKLSIKCKNTYPIDPPLITFITKVFHPNVNFTTGALCMDILKTNWSPAWTIQSLCRAILFLLNEPNAESPLNCDAGNLIRSGDIKGFKSMAKMYTKEYAS from the exons atggcGAAAAATCGACTTTTAATTGAATCCCGGGAAGCTAAAAAGCAAAATGACcctgatatttttttgtcacATAg TGATTACAATTTATACGAATGGGAAGCTGTAATAAGGGGCCCAAAGGACTCACCATATgag GGAGGAAAATGGAAACTAAGCATAAAATGCAAAAACACATACCCAATAGACCCACCTTTGATAACATTTATAACGAAAGTATTTCATCCTAATGTAAATTTTACAACAG GGGCACTGTGTATGGACATACTAAAAACGAATTGGAGTCCCGCTTGGACAATTCAATCCTTATGTCGTGctattctttttcttttgaaTGAGCCCAATGCTGAAAGTCCGTTAAATTGTGACGCAG GCAATTTAATACGGTCTGGGGATATAAAGGGTTTTAAATCCATGGCAAAAATGTATACTAAGGAGTATGCGTCATGA
- a CDS encoding long chain polyunsaturated fatty acid elongation enzyme, putative, whose amino-acid sequence MTLNILFFNNLGERILQYFNASLKPGRRVTKDWFMINPTHFFIVFFAYIFFIFIAYIYKSLYATHQSHDKLSKIKSISKNRNFQNKTTIEKIVPIYNLIQVLLSAIICALTIYNARKRGFKLFYNYVDFTKTNIAFWCWLFYLNKIFDFVDTILIAIKKNWNQFSFLHVYHHISIFLIMWINTSVGYDGDVYYIIVSNSFVHSIMYAYYFFASLKYKIPVYLKSCVTYIQMLQFVSMILPGFCIFFLKYKTPHPIRLVGLCFYYCITLLILFCHFSYKTYIRPKTKVA is encoded by the exons ATGACActcaatatattattttttaataacctTGGAGAGAGGATTTTACAGTATTTTAACGCGTCGTTAAAGCCGGGAAGAAGAGTTACTAAGGATTGGTTCATGATAAATCCAACACACttttttatagttttttttgcatatattttttttatttttattgcatatatatataagtcTTTATATGCTACACACCAAAGTCATGATAAGCtgtcaaaaataaaatcaatctcaaaaaatagaaattttcaaaataaaacgaCCATTGAAAAGATAGTGCCTATCTACAATTTAATACAA gTATTATTGAGTGCCATTATATGCGCCTTAACAATTTATAATGCAAGAAAGCGAGGatttaaacttttttataattacgtcgattttacaaaaacaaatattgcATTTTGGTGCTggctattttattt aaataaaatatttgattttGTCGATACAATATTAATtgctattaaaaaaaattggaacCAATTTTCGTTTTTGCATGTTTATCATcatatttcaatttttctaattatGTGGATAAACACAAGCGTTGGATATGATGGCGAtgtgtattatataatagtatCCAA cTCATTTGTTCACTCCATTATGTATGCATACTACTTCTTTGCAAgcttaaaatataaaataccaGTCTATTTGAAATCGTGTGTTACCTATATCCAAATGTTACAA tTTGTTTCAATGATATTACCAggattttgtattttctttttaaaatataaaacccCTCATCCAATTAGGTTAGTAGGATTATGCTTCTACTATTGTATTAcccttttaattttattttgccatttttcatataaaacatatatacgTCCCAAAACAAAAGTtgcataa